One Pasteurella dagmatis DNA segment encodes these proteins:
- a CDS encoding HAD-IA family hydrolase: MKFYRTLQSFKLISFDLDDTLYDNTEVIRLAEQHFLAQLKQESQLHDLTADIWCDWKNKVAEQNPILSEDVVEWRIEGMRQLLAHHQKSAVEITRILQSVMDIFVEWRHKIDVPNQSQQVLNALKAKYPLVAITNGNVEPQRIGLPQFDLVLRGGEQGRAKPHQDLFHQTAQRFGVQPQEILHVGDNLITDVQGALQANCQAVWINLSGKTLRDFPEATLMPTLEITDLKQLLTLAK; the protein is encoded by the coding sequence ATGAAATTTTACCGCACTTTACAGTCTTTTAAACTGATCAGCTTTGATTTGGACGATACACTTTATGACAACACTGAAGTTATCCGCTTGGCAGAACAGCATTTCCTTGCTCAATTAAAACAAGAGAGCCAACTCCACGATCTCACTGCTGATATTTGGTGTGATTGGAAAAATAAAGTGGCGGAGCAAAATCCGATTTTGAGTGAAGATGTCGTGGAGTGGCGCATAGAGGGCATGCGACAGCTTTTGGCTCATCATCAAAAAAGTGCGGTCGAAATTACACGAATTTTGCAATCTGTGATGGATATATTTGTGGAATGGCGTCACAAAATTGATGTGCCAAACCAAAGCCAGCAAGTGTTGAATGCGTTAAAAGCAAAATATCCACTGGTGGCGATTACTAACGGCAACGTTGAACCACAACGCATTGGCTTGCCACAGTTTGATTTAGTTTTACGAGGTGGTGAACAGGGCAGAGCAAAACCCCACCAAGATTTATTTCATCAAACAGCGCAGCGATTTGGCGTACAACCACAAGAGATTTTACACGTAGGAGATAATTTAATTACCGATGTGCAAGGTGCGCTTCAAGCCAATTGCCAAGCGGTCTGGATTAATTTATCAGGTAAAACCTTACGTGATTTTCCTGAAGCTACACTAATGCCAACCCTAGAAATTACGGATTTGAAACAGTTATTAACGTTGGCAAAGTAA
- the folB gene encoding dihydroneopterin aldolase: MIDHIFIEELTVFAQIGVYDWEQQIKQKLVFDIEMAWDSSKAAETDDVQYCLNYAEVSEFIIDYVQSKPFLLIERVAYEVADQLQQRFGIQALRLKLSKPKAVAQAKNVGILVTRGSF, from the coding sequence ATGATTGATCACATTTTTATTGAAGAGCTGACCGTTTTCGCTCAAATTGGTGTTTATGACTGGGAACAACAAATTAAACAAAAATTGGTGTTTGATATTGAAATGGCGTGGGATAGCAGCAAAGCCGCTGAAACTGACGATGTGCAATATTGTTTAAACTATGCGGAAGTGAGCGAATTCATTATTGATTATGTTCAATCAAAACCCTTTTTACTCATTGAACGTGTCGCCTATGAAGTAGCAGATCAATTACAACAACGTTTTGGCATTCAAGCATTACGCTTAAAACTCAGCAAACCAAAAGCTGTTGCACAAGCTAAAAACGTGGGTATTCTTGTGACTCGTGGTAGTTTCTAA
- the plsY gene encoding glycerol-3-phosphate 1-O-acyltransferase PlsY, with amino-acid sequence MSLFAIFYMFLAYLLGSISSAILLCRLAGLPDPRTTGSNNPGATNVLRIGGRWVALGVLIFDMLKGMLPVWLGYYLGLTHFELGMVALGACLGHIFPIFFKFKGGKGVATAFGAIAPISWGVAGSMLGSWLLIFLVSGYSSLSAVVTALLVPFYVWWFKPEFTFPVALVCCLLIYRHHDNIQRLWRGQEDKVWNKFKKKD; translated from the coding sequence ATGAGCCTATTTGCGATTTTCTATATGTTCCTTGCCTATTTACTAGGTTCTATTTCCAGTGCAATTTTATTATGTCGTTTAGCAGGTTTACCTGATCCAAGAACAACGGGATCGAATAACCCCGGTGCAACCAATGTGTTGCGTATTGGTGGACGTTGGGTAGCATTGGGCGTATTGATTTTCGATATGTTAAAAGGAATGTTGCCTGTTTGGCTAGGCTATTATTTGGGCTTAACGCACTTTGAATTAGGAATGGTGGCATTAGGGGCGTGCTTAGGACATATTTTCCCGATCTTTTTCAAATTCAAAGGTGGTAAAGGTGTCGCAACCGCATTTGGCGCAATTGCACCCATCTCGTGGGGCGTTGCTGGTTCAATGTTAGGCTCGTGGTTGTTGATTTTTTTAGTGAGTGGTTATTCATCATTAAGTGCGGTAGTAACTGCATTGCTAGTGCCATTTTATGTGTGGTGGTTTAAGCCAGAATTTACCTTCCCTGTCGCATTGGTATGTTGCTTGTTAATTTATCGTCATCACGACAATATCCAACGTTTATGGCGTGGGCAAGAAGACAAAGTTTGGAATAAATTTAAGAAAAAAGATTAA
- the zipA gene encoding cell division protein ZipA — translation MNLNTILIILGIIALVVLVAHGLWANRREKSQYFKNSNTFTRDSRLREPPPQVSNTPTPSPSVSETATLTQQELAPKQHTFSFDAEPVQQSLATEPQFDPYTNQQNVEQAVENIKISLPNSAQSSYQAQVEPMLHPSSPAFTTIADVENYANQEMGIDTHSEDLRRQLAELAQQVPDIQLSSLKEIPTIEEASEKQPDVSTVNITNATKSEQHNDEQSPFIMLYVVAPENYQFQGEKLAKILDELGFLFGERNIYHRHSDLSVNSPILFSVANIQQPGTFDYNMNDFSTIGIALFMQLPSEGNDLMNLRMMIRAAKSIAEDLGGFVLTDKQEIFDDASEQAYLSRVK, via the coding sequence ATGAATTTGAATACAATTTTAATTATTTTAGGCATTATCGCCTTGGTTGTTTTAGTTGCACACGGTTTGTGGGCAAATCGTCGCGAAAAATCGCAATATTTTAAAAACTCAAACACATTCACTCGTGATTCACGTTTAAGAGAGCCCCCTCCACAAGTGAGTAATACGCCAACACCTTCGCCTTCAGTCTCTGAGACAGCCACGTTAACTCAACAAGAGTTAGCTCCCAAGCAACACACATTTTCTTTCGATGCTGAACCAGTACAACAAAGTCTAGCCACAGAGCCGCAATTTGATCCTTATACTAATCAACAAAATGTGGAACAAGCGGTAGAAAATATCAAAATCAGCTTACCAAATAGTGCACAATCTAGTTATCAAGCACAAGTTGAGCCGATGCTGCACCCTTCATCTCCAGCATTTACTACTATCGCCGATGTAGAAAACTACGCCAATCAAGAAATGGGCATTGACACTCACTCAGAGGACTTACGCCGCCAATTAGCTGAACTTGCTCAACAAGTGCCTGATATTCAGCTGTCTTCGCTGAAAGAAATACCAACAATAGAAGAAGCATCAGAAAAACAACCTGACGTAAGCACCGTTAACATAACTAATGCCACTAAATCAGAACAACACAATGATGAACAATCACCTTTCATTATGCTTTACGTAGTAGCGCCTGAAAATTACCAATTCCAAGGGGAAAAACTAGCAAAAATCTTAGATGAGCTTGGTTTCTTATTTGGTGAACGCAATATTTACCACCGTCACTCGGATTTAAGTGTAAACAGCCCGATTTTATTCAGTGTAGCAAACATTCAGCAGCCCGGCACCTTTGACTATAATATGAATGACTTCAGTACTATTGGTATTGCTCTCTTTATGCAACTACCTTCTGAAGGTAACGACTTAATGAACTTGCGAATGATGATTCGAGCAGCAAAAAGTATCGCAGAAGACTTAGGCGGTTTTGTGCTTACTGATAAGCAAGAAATCTTTGATGATGCGAGTGAACAAGCGTATTTGAGCCGAGTTAAATAA
- the cysZ gene encoding sulfate transporter CysZ, protein MQQSELYKAFHYFMMGWHLVTQKGLRRFVIMPILLNIVLLSGLFWLFISQVDRLIDSMMNYVPDWLSWLSAILLVLAILMILVFFYFIFTTLSGFIAAPFNGLLSEKVERMLAGESIEEGGMMDFIRDIPRMLGREWQKLLYSLPRIILLFVLGFVPLIGQTIIPIVAFLFSAWMMAIQYCDYPFDNHKVPFGVMKQELAQKRNLSVSFGGLVALCTFVPVVNLVVIPVAVCGATAMWVDSYRDRLKLEKNKSTSDVIIQGAENKFIK, encoded by the coding sequence ATGCAGCAGTCAGAATTATATAAAGCATTTCATTATTTTATGATGGGGTGGCATTTAGTGACACAAAAAGGCTTACGCCGTTTTGTGATTATGCCAATTTTATTGAATATTGTGTTGTTGAGTGGATTATTTTGGTTGTTCATTAGCCAAGTTGATCGCCTGATCGATAGTATGATGAACTATGTACCAGATTGGTTAAGTTGGCTAAGTGCGATTTTATTGGTGCTTGCGATCTTAATGATCTTAGTCTTTTTCTATTTTATTTTTACCACTCTTTCAGGATTTATTGCCGCACCATTTAACGGTTTACTTTCTGAAAAAGTCGAGCGTATGTTAGCGGGAGAAAGCATTGAAGAGGGTGGAATGATGGATTTCATACGTGATATTCCACGAATGTTAGGGCGTGAATGGCAAAAGTTACTTTATAGCTTACCACGCATTATTCTTTTGTTTGTGCTAGGTTTTGTACCTTTAATCGGACAAACCATTATCCCCATAGTGGCTTTTCTCTTTAGTGCGTGGATGATGGCTATTCAATATTGTGACTATCCGTTTGATAACCACAAAGTGCCTTTTGGGGTAATGAAGCAGGAGCTTGCACAAAAGAGAAATTTAAGCGTTAGTTTTGGTGGTTTGGTGGCATTATGTACTTTTGTCCCTGTGGTCAATTTAGTTGTCATTCCAGTTGCAGTTTGTGGTGCGACTGCAATGTGGGTGGATAGCTATCGCGATCGTTTGAAGTTAGAGAAGAATAAGTCCACTTCCGATGTGATTATACAAGGGGCCGAGAATAAATTTATTAAATAA
- the cysK gene encoding cysteine synthase A: MTIYADNSYSIGNTPLVRLKHFGQNGNIVVKVEGRNPSFSVKCRIGANMVWQAEQDGILTAGKEIVDATSGNTGIALAYVAAARGYKITLTMPETMSAERKRLLRGLGVNLVLTEGAKGMKGAIAKAEEIVASNPQHYVMLKQFENPANPAIHQQTTGPEIWRDTEGKIDVLVAGVGTGGTISGTSRYIKQEQGKAIISVAVEPAESPVISQTLMGEELKPAPHKIQGIGAGFIPKNLDLSLIDRVETVTSELAIETARRLMAEEGILAGISSGAAVAAAERLAQLPEFKDKLIVVILPSAAERYLSTALFEGIEA, encoded by the coding sequence ATGACAATTTATGCAGATAATTCTTATTCAATTGGAAACACGCCTTTAGTGCGTCTTAAACATTTTGGACAGAATGGCAATATTGTAGTGAAGGTGGAAGGACGTAACCCTAGTTTTAGCGTGAAATGCCGTATTGGGGCGAATATGGTTTGGCAAGCAGAGCAAGATGGTATTTTGACTGCTGGCAAGGAAATTGTGGATGCGACCAGCGGTAATACTGGAATTGCTTTGGCTTATGTGGCAGCCGCGCGTGGTTATAAAATCACCTTAACAATGCCAGAAACAATGAGTGCAGAGCGAAAACGTTTATTACGAGGTTTAGGGGTAAATCTTGTACTCACTGAAGGTGCGAAAGGAATGAAAGGCGCAATTGCAAAAGCGGAAGAGATTGTTGCTTCAAATCCCCAACACTATGTGATGTTAAAGCAATTTGAAAACCCAGCTAACCCTGCAATTCATCAACAAACAACAGGTCCAGAAATTTGGCGTGATACCGAAGGTAAAATTGATGTATTGGTTGCTGGTGTTGGTACAGGTGGAACGATTAGCGGTACTAGCCGTTATATCAAACAAGAACAAGGTAAAGCGATTATATCCGTGGCGGTTGAGCCTGCCGAGTCACCAGTGATTTCGCAAACTCTAATGGGTGAAGAGTTAAAACCTGCGCCACATAAAATCCAAGGTATCGGTGCGGGTTTTATTCCCAAAAATCTTGATTTAAGTTTAATTGATCGCGTAGAAACTGTCACCAGCGAGCTAGCTATTGAAACAGCTCGTCGTTTAATGGCTGAAGAAGGTATTTTAGCGGGAATTTCTTCTGGTGCAGCAGTAGCAGCCGCAGAGCGTTTAGCTCAATTACCAGAATTTAAAGATAAGCTTATTGTTGTTATCTTGCCTTCAGCAGCAGAGCGTTATTTAAGCACAGCACTATTTGAAGGTATTGAAGCTTAA
- the eno gene encoding phosphopyruvate hydratase: MAKIVKVIGREIIDSRGNPTVEAEVHLEGGFVGLAAAPSGASTGSREALELRDGDKARFLGKGVLKAVSAVNNEIAQAIVGKDASNQAEIDQIMIDLDGTDNKSKFGANAILAVSLANAKAAAASKGLPLYAHIAELNGTPGQYSMPLPMMNIINGGEHADNNVDIQEFMIQPVGAKTLREALRIGAEVFHNLAKVLKGKGLSTAVGDEGGFAPNLESNAAALACIKEAVEKAGYVLGKDVTLAMDCASSEFYNKENGMYEMKGEGKSFTSQEFTHYLEGLCKEYPIVSIEDGQDESDWEGFAYQTKVLGDKVQLVGDDLFVTNTKILKEGIEKGIANSILIKFNQIGSLTETLAAIKMAKDAGYTAVISHRSGETEDATIADLAVGTAAGQIKTGSMSRSDRIAKYNQLIRIEEALGDKAPFLGLKAVKGQA; encoded by the coding sequence ATGGCAAAAATCGTTAAAGTTATCGGCCGTGAAATCATCGACTCTCGTGGTAACCCAACTGTTGAAGCTGAAGTGCATTTAGAAGGTGGCTTCGTAGGTTTAGCTGCAGCTCCATCAGGCGCATCAACAGGTTCACGCGAAGCGTTAGAATTACGTGACGGTGACAAAGCACGTTTCTTAGGCAAAGGTGTATTAAAAGCTGTTTCAGCAGTGAACAACGAAATCGCACAAGCTATCGTAGGTAAAGATGCATCAAACCAAGCTGAAATCGACCAAATTATGATCGACTTAGATGGTACAGATAATAAATCTAAATTCGGTGCAAACGCAATCTTAGCAGTATCTTTAGCAAACGCAAAAGCAGCAGCCGCATCTAAAGGTTTACCTCTTTACGCACACATCGCAGAATTAAACGGTACTCCAGGTCAATATTCTATGCCATTACCAATGATGAATATCATCAACGGTGGTGAGCACGCTGACAACAACGTGGATATCCAAGAATTTATGATTCAACCAGTTGGTGCAAAAACTTTACGTGAAGCATTACGTATCGGTGCTGAAGTATTCCACAACCTTGCTAAAGTATTAAAAGGGAAAGGCTTAAGCACAGCAGTTGGCGATGAAGGTGGTTTTGCCCCTAATCTTGAATCAAATGCTGCTGCACTTGCTTGTATCAAAGAAGCAGTTGAAAAAGCAGGTTATGTATTAGGTAAAGATGTAACTTTAGCGATGGACTGTGCATCATCTGAGTTCTACAACAAAGAAAACGGTATGTATGAAATGAAAGGTGAAGGTAAATCATTCACTTCTCAAGAGTTCACTCACTACTTAGAAGGTTTATGTAAAGAATACCCAATCGTATCTATTGAAGATGGTCAAGATGAATCAGACTGGGAAGGTTTCGCATACCAAACTAAAGTTTTAGGTGACAAAGTACAATTAGTGGGTGATGACTTATTCGTAACTAACACCAAAATCTTAAAAGAAGGTATCGAAAAAGGTATCGCGAACTCTATCTTAATCAAATTCAACCAAATCGGTTCATTAACTGAAACTTTAGCAGCAATCAAAATGGCTAAAGATGCTGGTTACACAGCAGTAATTTCACACCGCTCTGGTGAAACTGAAGATGCGACAATCGCAGACTTAGCAGTAGGTACAGCAGCAGGTCAAATCAAAACTGGTTCTATGAGCCGTTCTGACCGTATCGCGAAATACAACCAATTAATCCGTATCGAAGAAGCATTAGGTGACAAAGCACCATTCTTAGGTTTAAAAGCGGTTAAAGGTCAAGCATAA
- the pyrG gene encoding glutamine hydrolyzing CTP synthase: MATNYIFVTGGVVSSLGKGIAAASLAAILEARGLKVTMLKLDPYINVDPGTMSPTQHGEVFVTQDGAETDLDLGHYERFIRTKMTKRNNFTTGKIYSEVLRKERRGDYLGATIQVIPHITNEIKSRVIDGAAGHDVAIVEVGGTVGDIESLPFLEALRQLAVQVGRERTIFMHLTLVPYIPTAGEVKTKPTQHSVKELLSIGIQPDVLVCRSDRMIPPNERAKIALFCNVPERAVISLKDVSSIYQIPALLKSQGLDEFICQRFHLDCPEADLSEWEQVLYQEANPTGDVTIGMVGKYTELPDAYKSVNEALKHAGLKNRLNVTIKYIDSQDVETKGTCVLQGVDGILVPGGFGNRGVEGKILTAQYARENNVPYLGICLGMQVAYIEYARNVAGLKNANSTEFERACEYPVVGLITEWQDAEGNIETRTDESDLGGTMRLGAQQCHLIEGSKARELYGAETIEERHRHRYEVNNVLRPQVEKAGLKITGLSADKKLVEIIEVPNHPWFVACQFHPEFTSTPRDGHPLFTGFVKAAKENQKK, translated from the coding sequence ATGGCTACAAATTATATTTTTGTAACGGGCGGTGTTGTATCTTCCCTAGGTAAAGGTATTGCTGCGGCATCATTAGCGGCGATCTTAGAAGCTCGTGGTTTAAAAGTAACAATGTTAAAACTGGATCCTTATATTAACGTCGATCCAGGCACAATGAGCCCAACTCAACACGGTGAAGTGTTTGTAACCCAAGACGGGGCAGAAACGGATTTAGATTTAGGTCACTACGAACGTTTCATTCGCACTAAAATGACAAAACGTAATAACTTCACAACAGGTAAAATCTATTCTGAAGTCTTACGTAAAGAACGTCGTGGCGACTATTTAGGTGCGACCATTCAAGTTATTCCACACATTACTAACGAAATCAAATCGCGTGTGATTGATGGTGCAGCAGGTCACGATGTCGCTATCGTTGAAGTCGGCGGTACAGTAGGTGATATCGAATCCCTTCCATTCTTAGAGGCACTTCGCCAATTAGCAGTGCAAGTGGGGCGTGAACGCACGATTTTTATGCACTTAACGTTAGTGCCATATATTCCAACTGCTGGCGAAGTGAAAACTAAACCAACCCAACATTCTGTAAAAGAATTATTATCTATTGGTATTCAACCAGATGTATTAGTGTGCCGTTCAGATCGTATGATCCCGCCAAATGAGCGTGCGAAAATTGCCTTATTCTGTAACGTGCCAGAAAGGGCCGTTATTTCATTAAAAGATGTGAGCTCTATTTACCAAATTCCAGCCTTATTAAAATCACAAGGTTTAGATGAGTTCATTTGCCAACGTTTCCACTTAGACTGCCCCGAAGCCGATCTCTCAGAGTGGGAACAAGTGTTATACCAAGAAGCAAACCCAACTGGCGATGTCACTATTGGTATGGTAGGGAAATACACCGAATTACCAGATGCCTATAAATCGGTGAATGAAGCATTAAAACACGCAGGCTTAAAAAACCGCTTAAACGTAACGATCAAATATATTGACTCACAAGATGTAGAAACGAAAGGCACATGCGTGTTACAAGGTGTGGACGGTATTTTAGTTCCTGGTGGATTCGGGAATCGTGGCGTAGAAGGCAAAATTTTGACTGCACAATATGCACGTGAAAACAATGTACCTTATCTAGGTATCTGTTTGGGTATGCAAGTTGCCTACATCGAATATGCACGTAACGTCGCTGGCTTAAAAAATGCAAACTCAACAGAATTTGAGCGTGCTTGTGAATATCCAGTTGTAGGGTTAATCACCGAATGGCAAGATGCAGAAGGTAACATTGAAACCCGTACTGATGAATCAGATTTAGGTGGCACAATGCGTTTAGGCGCACAACAATGCCATTTAATCGAAGGCAGTAAAGCACGTGAGCTTTATGGTGCGGAAACCATCGAAGAACGTCATCGCCACCGTTACGAAGTAAACAACGTATTACGCCCACAAGTAGAAAAAGCTGGCTTAAAAATCACTGGATTATCAGCAGATAAAAAATTAGTGGAAATCATTGAAGTACCAAACCACCCTTGGTTTGTAGCCTGTCAATTCCACCCAGAATTTACATCAACCCCACGTGATGGTCACCCATTATTTACAGGTTTTGTTAAAGCAGCAAAAGAAAATCAGAAAAAATAA
- the brnQ gene encoding branched-chain amino acid transport system II carrier protein: MNKNTFVVGFMLFAIFFGAGNLIFPPKLGFESGVGFWPAIIGFVATGVGLPLLGILVATRYEGGYKKALEDIHPWISILLLGAIYLTIGPFFAIPRTAATAFDMAVIPFIGGTDTVALFIFTLIYFGITLWVSLNPTKMVDRIGAILTPALLVAIIALVVRMASILLGGEHENTLDTMQNPLITGFIEGYQTMDVLASFAFSVVVMNAIRSKSDKSSSFIKQATLASIVAALALAFIYIAIGWIGNNMLLTAETLADVSAKGQNLGVFILNEATAQSFGELGRSLLGLIVTLACLTTAIGLVVATSSYFNSIFPAISYRNYAILFTLIGFGLANQGLNAVISKSVPVLLVLYPISMTAMLLLLVNLAMPLPKLAKGLPLVLVTIVSILSVMGSELVSGLPLKAQSMEWLPVAILGCIVGFIIAKVVPCKASCAK, encoded by the coding sequence ATGAACAAAAACACATTTGTGGTTGGCTTTATGTTATTCGCCATCTTTTTCGGGGCGGGGAACTTGATTTTCCCTCCTAAGCTAGGTTTTGAAAGTGGTGTCGGTTTCTGGCCAGCGATTATTGGTTTTGTGGCAACGGGTGTGGGGTTACCGCTATTAGGTATTTTAGTAGCAACACGCTATGAAGGTGGCTATAAAAAAGCACTAGAAGATATTCACCCGTGGATTTCTATTTTATTGCTTGGTGCAATTTACTTAACCATTGGACCATTCTTCGCGATTCCACGTACTGCGGCAACGGCATTTGATATGGCGGTGATCCCATTTATTGGCGGTACAGACACTGTTGCATTATTTATTTTCACCCTCATTTATTTCGGTATCACTTTATGGGTAAGTTTAAACCCAACAAAAATGGTGGACCGCATTGGGGCAATCTTAACACCAGCACTTTTAGTGGCAATTATTGCCCTTGTTGTACGTATGGCAAGTATTTTACTTGGCGGTGAGCACGAAAATACCTTAGATACAATGCAAAACCCATTAATCACTGGCTTTATCGAAGGTTACCAAACAATGGACGTATTAGCATCATTTGCTTTCTCAGTTGTAGTAATGAATGCAATTCGCTCGAAAAGTGATAAGAGTAGTAGCTTCATCAAACAGGCGACTTTAGCAAGTATCGTTGCGGCACTTGCGCTTGCGTTTATTTATATCGCAATCGGTTGGATTGGAAACAATATGCTATTAACAGCAGAAACTCTTGCAGATGTGAGTGCGAAAGGTCAAAATTTAGGTGTGTTTATCTTAAATGAAGCAACTGCACAATCATTTGGCGAATTGGGTCGTAGCTTACTTGGTTTAATAGTGACACTTGCGTGTTTAACCACTGCGATTGGCTTAGTTGTTGCAACATCATCTTACTTCAACAGTATTTTTCCTGCGATTTCTTACCGTAACTATGCGATTTTATTCACATTAATTGGTTTTGGTTTAGCAAACCAAGGCTTAAACGCAGTAATTAGTAAATCAGTTCCTGTATTATTAGTACTTTACCCAATTTCAATGACAGCAATGTTATTGTTATTAGTCAACTTAGCTATGCCATTACCAAAATTAGCGAAAGGACTTCCTCTTGTTTTAGTGACTATCGTGTCAATCCTTTCAGTAATGGGTTCAGAACTTGTTTCAGGTTTACCACTTAAAGCACAATCTATGGAATGGTTACCTGTAGCGATTTTAGGTTGTATCGTTGGCTTCATTATCGCAAAAGTAGTACCTTGTAAGGCTTCGTGTGCGAAATAA
- the cobB gene encoding Sir2 family NAD+-dependent deacetylase — protein sequence MSKQPKIVVLTGAGISAESGIRTFRASDGLWENHRVEDVATPEGFARDPKLVQRFYNERRKQLFSDDVRPNAAHIALAELEKKIGNNLLVVTQNVDNLHERAGSKNIIHMHGELLKVRCMKSGQIYDWQEDITEQNKCQCCATPQTLRPHIVWFGEIPLEMEKIQTALSECDYFISIGTSGNVYPAAGFVREALFYGAYTVELNLEPSQVRSNFAEFHYGKASEVVPNYLKQFL from the coding sequence ATGTCAAAACAACCAAAAATTGTTGTACTAACAGGCGCAGGGATTTCTGCAGAATCAGGCATTAGAACGTTCCGCGCCTCTGATGGTTTATGGGAAAACCATCGTGTTGAAGATGTTGCAACACCTGAAGGTTTTGCACGCGATCCGAAATTAGTTCAGCGTTTTTATAATGAACGTCGTAAACAATTATTTTCTGATGATGTGAGACCGAATGCCGCGCATATTGCTTTGGCGGAACTCGAGAAAAAGATCGGCAATAATCTCCTAGTTGTAACACAAAATGTCGATAATTTACACGAGCGTGCAGGCTCAAAAAATATTATCCATATGCACGGTGAATTGTTAAAAGTGCGCTGCATGAAATCTGGTCAAATTTATGATTGGCAAGAAGACATCACCGAGCAAAACAAGTGCCAATGTTGTGCAACGCCTCAAACTTTAAGACCGCATATTGTGTGGTTTGGAGAAATTCCGTTAGAAATGGAAAAAATTCAGACCGCACTTTCTGAGTGTGATTATTTTATTTCAATTGGTACCTCAGGCAATGTCTACCCTGCTGCAGGCTTTGTGCGAGAAGCATTATTTTATGGTGCGTATACCGTAGAGCTAAATTTAGAACCAAGTCAAGTGCGGTCAAATTTTGCAGAATTTCATTATGGTAAAGCGAGCGAAGTTGTACCGAATTACTTAAAACAATTTCTGTAA
- the rluC gene encoding 23S rRNA pseudouridine(955/2504/2580) synthase RluC: MSNKKDEKIINQSVKMLTISEEEAGQRIDNYLLAKLKGVPKSLIYRILRKGEVRVNKGRIKPEYKLQASDIVRVPPVRVSEKEQAPVSTKLNKVNQLENQILFEDDCLLVLNKPSGIAVHGGSGLNFGVIEALRALRPEARFLELVHRLDRDTSGILLVAKKRSALRNLHEQLREKTVQKDYLALVRGQWQSHCKVVKAPLLKNELSSGERIVRVSEQGKPSETRFSIEERYENATLVKASPVTGRTHQIRVHTQYAGHPIAFDDKYGDKQFDEQMSEIGLKRLFLHAFSIRFEHPKSGETLRINAPLDDEMKGILKKLRE; the protein is encoded by the coding sequence ATGAGCAATAAAAAAGACGAAAAAATCATCAATCAAAGCGTAAAAATGCTCACAATTAGTGAAGAAGAAGCGGGGCAACGCATTGATAACTATTTATTAGCTAAACTTAAAGGTGTGCCAAAAAGTTTAATTTACCGCATTTTGCGTAAAGGCGAAGTACGTGTAAACAAAGGTCGTATCAAACCAGAATATAAATTACAAGCTAGCGATATTGTACGTGTGCCACCTGTGCGTGTGTCTGAGAAAGAACAAGCACCTGTTTCCACAAAATTAAACAAAGTCAATCAGTTAGAAAACCAGATTTTATTTGAAGACGATTGTTTATTAGTACTTAACAAGCCTTCTGGAATCGCAGTTCATGGTGGCAGTGGATTGAATTTTGGTGTGATTGAAGCCTTACGTGCGCTTCGCCCAGAAGCCCGTTTTCTTGAATTAGTACATCGTTTAGACCGAGATACTTCAGGCATTTTATTAGTTGCCAAAAAGCGTTCTGCTCTACGCAATTTGCACGAGCAATTACGTGAAAAAACAGTGCAAAAAGACTATTTGGCTTTGGTGCGTGGGCAGTGGCAGTCGCACTGTAAAGTGGTTAAAGCACCATTATTGAAAAATGAACTCTCCAGCGGTGAACGTATTGTACGAGTGAGCGAACAAGGCAAACCCTCTGAAACTCGCTTCTCTATTGAAGAACGTTATGAAAATGCGACTTTAGTAAAAGCCTCTCCAGTCACTGGACGTACCCATCAAATTCGTGTGCATACGCAATATGCAGGTCACCCCATTGCGTTTGATGATAAATACGGCGATAAACAATTTGATGAGCAAATGAGTGAAATTGGCTTAAAACGCTTATTTCTTCATGCCTTTTCCATTCGTTTTGAACACCCAAAATCTGGGGAAACGCTACGTATCAATGCCCCACTTGATGATGAAATGAAAGGTATTTTGAAGAAATTACGTGAATAA